Proteins encoded within one genomic window of Raineyella fluvialis:
- a CDS encoding YhgE/Pip domain-containing protein: protein MTSTSTGVPRTTRPDGPSRARRWGIILGLVLVPLLIVGSLGWVTARAEPLRPTVRAAVVNDDEPVTIQGHLAPMGRQLSAALVKGPAQGTGYTWVLSDDKDAAAGLASGRYVARVVIPKDFSAAVTSYGGPAKDARHATLQVTTSSITGVADAEIARQLSDAAARSLNTTLTEGYLDQVYLGFNKSAEGMKQLASGTSDLADGAAQLSGGTASAHSGSVQLADGLAQLKAGTAQLPAQTAQLAQGSRQIADGMGQLSGGLRQLSDGADQLSGGASAYASGVKQYTDGVGAAADGAAQLSSGINQLSSGLDSALPSPAQLAQVQKTIDQLRPVLAQITAALKDMQGTADRLSAGTGAVVTGLDKAVSDLKAVSGGSISCPADIAAKGPGACDGWKAGMKAGSDRALALLTIKDPTTGYSVVSAAKAANAGATSFQELVRANGGTLPGLDPAQIDKIMAALNDLPGQVAQLQSGVHQLNDGAAQLSGGLAQLKANGPRLVDGANQLAGGAGQLADGAAKSADGASQLAAGSARLADGTEQLAAGMVPLSAGIAKSADGGRQLSDGLGQLADGAAKLAAGADQLATGIAGNVGSIPTYTDAERKNLAAVVASPISTDLAAVSATPLVAAAALLAVAALWFATLMTYVLRRPLSHRLLSSTRSTPWLLARTVGPGVGIALVQAAGIALAVQVVMGLSAGRAVAVFGVLLFGGVMFALVQQALAAWGGNIGRAVAVLMGVLTIAAGFTSALPGFFDVVRPLLAPSPVLDAVRAAATGGSLSGPLLGILAWALIGTIACGLAVVRERRVGVAQFLRAYA from the coding sequence ATGACCTCGACCTCCACCGGCGTTCCCCGGACCACCCGCCCCGACGGCCCCAGCAGGGCCCGCCGCTGGGGCATCATCCTCGGCCTGGTGCTGGTGCCGCTGCTCATCGTCGGTTCGCTCGGCTGGGTCACCGCCCGCGCCGAGCCGCTCCGGCCGACCGTACGGGCAGCGGTCGTCAACGACGACGAGCCGGTGACCATCCAGGGCCATCTCGCCCCGATGGGCCGCCAGTTGTCGGCAGCCCTGGTCAAGGGACCCGCGCAGGGCACCGGCTACACCTGGGTGCTCAGCGACGACAAGGACGCCGCCGCCGGGCTGGCCTCGGGGCGCTACGTCGCCCGGGTGGTCATCCCGAAGGACTTCTCCGCCGCGGTGACCTCGTACGGCGGTCCGGCCAAGGACGCGCGGCACGCCACCCTCCAGGTCACCACCTCCTCGATCACCGGGGTCGCCGACGCGGAGATCGCCCGCCAGCTGAGCGATGCCGCGGCGCGCAGTCTCAACACCACCCTGACGGAGGGCTACCTGGACCAGGTGTACCTGGGCTTCAACAAGTCGGCGGAGGGGATGAAGCAGCTCGCCTCCGGCACCTCCGACCTGGCCGACGGGGCCGCCCAGCTGTCCGGCGGCACCGCCTCGGCCCACTCCGGATCGGTGCAGCTCGCCGACGGGCTCGCGCAGCTCAAGGCCGGCACGGCCCAGTTGCCCGCCCAGACGGCCCAGCTGGCCCAGGGATCGCGACAGATCGCCGACGGCATGGGGCAGCTCTCCGGTGGCCTCCGCCAACTGTCCGACGGCGCAGACCAGCTCTCCGGCGGCGCGTCCGCGTACGCCTCGGGGGTCAAGCAGTACACCGATGGCGTGGGTGCCGCCGCCGATGGGGCCGCGCAGCTCAGTTCCGGCATCAACCAGCTGAGCAGCGGGCTCGACTCGGCGCTGCCCAGCCCCGCGCAGCTGGCCCAGGTCCAGAAGACCATCGACCAGTTGCGGCCGGTGCTCGCGCAGATCACCGCCGCGCTCAAGGACATGCAGGGCACCGCGGACCGGCTGAGCGCCGGCACGGGCGCGGTGGTGACCGGTCTGGACAAGGCTGTCAGCGACCTCAAGGCGGTGTCCGGGGGCTCGATCAGTTGCCCGGCCGACATCGCCGCCAAGGGCCCCGGGGCCTGTGACGGCTGGAAGGCGGGGATGAAGGCGGGGTCGGACCGCGCCCTCGCCCTGCTCACCATCAAGGACCCGACCACCGGCTACAGCGTCGTGAGCGCCGCGAAGGCCGCGAATGCGGGGGCCACCAGCTTCCAGGAGCTGGTCCGGGCCAACGGCGGGACGCTGCCCGGCCTCGACCCCGCCCAGATCGACAAGATCATGGCTGCCCTCAACGACCTGCCCGGCCAGGTCGCCCAGCTGCAGTCCGGGGTGCATCAGCTCAACGACGGTGCGGCCCAGCTCTCCGGCGGCCTTGCCCAGCTCAAGGCCAATGGCCCGCGGCTCGTCGACGGCGCGAACCAGCTCGCCGGCGGTGCCGGACAGCTGGCCGACGGGGCCGCGAAGTCCGCCGACGGCGCCTCGCAGCTGGCCGCCGGGTCCGCCCGGCTCGCCGACGGCACCGAACAGCTCGCGGCCGGGATGGTGCCGCTGTCGGCGGGCATCGCGAAGTCGGCCGACGGTGGCCGTCAGCTCTCGGACGGGCTGGGACAGCTGGCCGACGGGGCGGCCAAGCTCGCCGCCGGCGCCGACCAGCTCGCCACTGGCATCGCCGGCAACGTCGGGTCGATCCCCACCTACACCGATGCCGAGCGGAAGAACCTCGCCGCCGTCGTCGCCTCGCCGATCTCGACCGACCTGGCCGCCGTGTCGGCGACCCCGCTGGTCGCCGCGGCCGCCCTGCTCGCGGTGGCCGCGCTGTGGTTCGCCACCCTCATGACGTACGTGCTGCGTCGGCCGCTGTCGCACCGGCTGCTGTCCTCCACCCGTTCGACCCCCTGGCTGCTGGCGCGCACGGTCGGTCCTGGCGTCGGCATCGCCTTGGTCCAGGCGGCCGGCATCGCCCTGGCCGTCCAGGTCGTGATGGGGCTGTCTGCGGGGAGGGCCGTCGCCGTGTTCGGGGTGCTGCTGTTCGGCGGAGTGATGTTCGCCCTGGTCCAGCAGGCGCTGGCCGCGTGGGGCGGCAACATCGGCCGTGCGGTGGCGGTGCTGATGGGTGTGCTGACCATCGCGGCCGGCTTCACCTCGGCGCTGCCCGGCTTCTTCGACGTCGTCCGGCCGCTCCTGGCGCCGAGCCCGGTGCTCGATGCGGTGCGCGCGGCGGCCACCGGCGGATCTCTCAGTGGACCGCTGCTGGGGATCCTCGCCTGGGCGCTGATCGGCACCATCGCCTGCGGGCTCGCCGTGGTGCGGGAGCGGCGCGTGGGGGTGGCACAGTTCCTCCGGGCGTACGCGTGA
- a CDS encoding alanine racemase — protein sequence MSGLTLTIDTDAWRAHQRAVVERTPGIIPVAKGNGYGFGLTRLAEEAQSLGVRTIAVGVPGEVAAVRDHFDGDIVVLQPWRPFDARAVELARDPRVIWTVSRLDDIEVLANLGGDVRPRVILEVLTSMRRHGLSSADLDAGEEASAMLDVQGWTIHLPLHSEATEAEARDLAARAVDAFRAPVWLSHVPVSTAEAISHELSAQGERLETRLRVGTELWLGDRSAYSTSATVLDLHEVSRGDRIGYHQHRAPGDGWVVIVAGGTANGVGMEAPTSGSTMRAKAISVATGAMEAAGRALSPYTLDGKKRTFLEPPHMQSSMIFMPKGSTPPQVGDRVPVEVRMTTALFDIVRERTDTGRVPA from the coding sequence GTGAGCGGACTGACCCTGACCATCGACACCGACGCCTGGCGCGCCCATCAACGGGCCGTCGTCGAGCGGACGCCGGGCATCATCCCGGTCGCCAAGGGCAACGGCTACGGCTTCGGCCTGACCCGGCTGGCCGAGGAGGCCCAGTCCTTGGGCGTACGGACCATCGCTGTCGGCGTCCCGGGTGAGGTGGCCGCCGTCCGCGACCACTTCGACGGGGACATCGTCGTCCTGCAGCCCTGGCGCCCCTTCGACGCCCGCGCGGTCGAACTCGCCCGTGATCCCCGGGTGATCTGGACCGTCTCCCGGCTCGACGACATCGAGGTGCTCGCCAACCTGGGTGGCGACGTCCGGCCCCGGGTGATCCTCGAGGTGCTCACCTCGATGCGGCGCCACGGGCTGTCGAGCGCCGACCTGGACGCCGGTGAGGAGGCCTCGGCAATGCTCGATGTCCAGGGCTGGACCATCCACCTGCCCCTGCACTCCGAGGCCACCGAGGCGGAGGCCCGTGACCTGGCCGCACGCGCCGTGGACGCGTTCCGCGCCCCGGTCTGGCTGTCGCACGTGCCGGTCTCCACCGCCGAGGCCATCTCCCACGAGCTCAGCGCCCAGGGGGAGCGGCTCGAGACGCGGCTGCGGGTCGGCACCGAGCTGTGGCTCGGGGACCGGTCCGCGTACTCGACCTCCGCGACGGTCCTCGATCTCCACGAGGTGTCGCGGGGGGATCGGATCGGCTACCACCAGCACCGGGCCCCCGGCGACGGCTGGGTGGTGATCGTCGCCGGCGGCACGGCCAACGGCGTCGGCATGGAGGCCCCGACGTCCGGGTCGACGATGCGCGCGAAGGCGATCTCGGTCGCGACGGGGGCGATGGAGGCCGCCGGTCGCGCCCTGTCGCCCTACACCTTGGACGGCAAGAAGCGCACCTTCCTCGAACCGCCGCACATGCAGTCCTCGATGATCTTCATGCCCAAGGGCTCGACCCCGCCGCAGGTCGGGGATCGGGTGCCCGTGGAGGTCCGGATGACCACCGCGCTCTTCGACATCGTCAGGGAGCGTACGGACACCGGACGCGTACCCGCCTGA
- a CDS encoding MMPL family transporter yields the protein MSSVLYAIGRWCFRHGGRVLTGWLLVLLVTGGAAGVLYDKFDNSFDLPGTQSQQALDQLGMTFPEMSGASATMVVVAGPGRTLDDPQVRAAIERTTDEIGKLDFVRSAQSPYFEMMHGTISPDRGAGLSSIMLTVRMTDFTEQQKSALLAKADQLQAALPGSTVRLGGEAFNATIPHVGVVEMLGLGVALVVLVLTMGSLLAAGMPLVTALIGVGISMTLILGATGLATINSTTPMLALMLGLAVGIDYALFILSRHREQLGEGLGTEESAARAVATSGSAVVFAGLTVFIALIGLGVAGIPFLTTMGIAAAIAIAVTVAIALTLVPALAGLAGERMRPKHRRLTRRLTRRQARRQAAGTYSEDPHEAARLRMKAVAEGHGGGPSGWWVRTVTKVPALTIAVVVLVLGGLAIPARDMQLALPNAGQAKAGTPAREAFDLIRDHFGPGFNGPLVVTAQIVTSTDPLGVMDGLKKDIEAMPGVAVVAIATPNRTADTGIVQIFPTTGPDDPATEQLVHRIRAAAPDWKARYGTDTAVTGYTAVAIDVSQRLGAALLPFGIFVVGLSMVLLTMVFRSLVVPIKATVGYLLSVFACFGLTTLVFTHGVGAKLINVEVPGPLISFLPIITMGILFGLSMDYEVFLVSRMREDHVHGTPARAAVHTGFVGSAMVVVAAAVIMVSVFAFFVPTSDRGSMQPIAFALTVGVAMDAFLVRMTLVPAVMALLGERAWWLPHWLDARMPMLDVEGSDLARELALQHWPAPGEPTVLTAQGLVAGDLDRRLHAPVDIRLHPGDRLLVTGEPAERTALLLALAGRLRVAEGRARVGGRLLEHAGRVRRRVAYVSLWRSPEPAAELSRLVSAAGDPQHVIIVDDADMAADVRTRALLGALVRHSGSTVVIGALDEQGLAPILPFGTPHVAARPYGAGAAQPPSEGSPLLLAPAGPGPQAAPAAPESPGRPLPPTPPAVPSAEPMPVFQTGEAR from the coding sequence ATGTCGTCGGTCCTTTACGCCATCGGGCGGTGGTGCTTCCGTCACGGAGGTCGCGTCCTCACCGGCTGGTTGCTCGTGTTGCTCGTCACGGGAGGCGCCGCCGGAGTGTTGTACGACAAGTTCGACAACTCCTTCGACCTGCCCGGCACGCAGTCACAGCAGGCCCTCGACCAGCTCGGTATGACCTTCCCGGAGATGTCCGGCGCCTCGGCCACCATGGTGGTCGTCGCCGGCCCCGGACGTACGCTCGACGATCCCCAGGTCCGCGCCGCGATAGAGCGGACGACCGACGAGATCGGCAAGCTCGACTTCGTCCGGTCTGCCCAGTCGCCCTACTTCGAGATGATGCACGGGACTATCAGCCCCGACCGTGGCGCCGGTCTCTCCTCGATCATGCTCACGGTCAGGATGACCGACTTCACCGAGCAGCAGAAGTCCGCCCTGCTCGCCAAGGCCGATCAGCTGCAGGCGGCGCTGCCCGGCTCGACGGTGCGGCTCGGCGGTGAGGCGTTCAACGCGACGATCCCGCACGTCGGCGTGGTGGAGATGCTCGGCCTCGGCGTCGCTCTGGTGGTCCTGGTGCTCACCATGGGCTCGCTGCTCGCCGCGGGGATGCCGCTCGTCACCGCCCTCATCGGCGTCGGCATCTCGATGACGCTGATCCTCGGCGCCACCGGTCTGGCCACGATCAACTCGACCACTCCGATGCTCGCACTGATGCTGGGGCTGGCCGTCGGGATCGACTACGCCCTGTTCATCCTGTCCCGCCACCGCGAACAGCTCGGGGAGGGCCTGGGCACCGAGGAGTCCGCCGCGAGGGCCGTGGCGACGTCCGGTTCGGCCGTGGTCTTCGCGGGCCTCACGGTGTTCATCGCCCTGATCGGTCTGGGCGTGGCCGGCATCCCCTTCCTCACCACGATGGGCATCGCCGCGGCGATCGCGATCGCCGTCACCGTGGCCATCGCGCTCACCCTGGTGCCCGCGCTCGCCGGGCTGGCGGGGGAGCGGATGCGTCCGAAGCACCGCCGGCTCACCCGCCGGCTCACCCGCCGGCAGGCCCGGCGCCAGGCCGCCGGGACCTACTCGGAGGATCCGCACGAGGCGGCCCGGTTGCGGATGAAGGCCGTCGCCGAGGGACATGGCGGCGGGCCCTCCGGCTGGTGGGTGCGTACGGTGACGAAGGTGCCGGCGCTCACCATCGCCGTCGTGGTGCTGGTCCTCGGTGGGCTGGCCATCCCGGCACGCGACATGCAGCTGGCCCTGCCCAATGCCGGCCAGGCCAAGGCCGGGACACCGGCCCGCGAGGCGTTCGACCTGATCCGGGACCACTTCGGGCCCGGCTTCAACGGCCCGCTCGTCGTCACCGCGCAGATCGTCACCTCGACCGACCCGCTCGGGGTGATGGACGGGCTGAAGAAGGACATCGAGGCGATGCCCGGTGTCGCCGTCGTCGCGATCGCCACCCCGAACCGTACGGCCGACACGGGGATCGTCCAGATCTTCCCGACCACCGGCCCGGACGACCCCGCCACCGAGCAGCTCGTGCACCGGATCCGGGCGGCGGCACCGGACTGGAAGGCCCGCTACGGCACCGACACCGCGGTGACCGGCTACACGGCCGTGGCGATCGACGTGTCGCAGCGTCTCGGGGCGGCCCTGCTGCCGTTCGGCATCTTCGTCGTCGGCCTGTCGATGGTGCTGCTCACCATGGTCTTCCGCTCCCTGGTGGTGCCGATCAAGGCCACCGTCGGCTACCTGCTCTCGGTCTTCGCCTGCTTCGGGCTCACCACCCTCGTCTTCACCCATGGCGTCGGCGCGAAGCTGATCAACGTCGAGGTGCCGGGGCCGCTGATCTCCTTCCTGCCGATCATCACGATGGGCATCCTCTTCGGCCTGTCCATGGACTACGAGGTGTTCCTCGTCTCACGGATGCGCGAGGATCACGTCCACGGCACGCCGGCCCGGGCCGCGGTGCACACCGGCTTCGTCGGCTCCGCGATGGTCGTCGTCGCGGCGGCGGTGATCATGGTGTCGGTCTTCGCGTTCTTCGTCCCGACGTCCGACCGGGGCTCGATGCAGCCGATCGCCTTCGCCCTCACCGTCGGGGTCGCCATGGACGCCTTCCTGGTCCGGATGACGCTGGTGCCGGCGGTGATGGCGTTGCTCGGCGAGCGTGCCTGGTGGCTGCCGCACTGGCTGGACGCCCGGATGCCGATGCTCGACGTCGAGGGATCCGACCTGGCCCGCGAGCTGGCCCTGCAGCACTGGCCGGCCCCCGGCGAGCCCACCGTGCTCACGGCGCAGGGCCTGGTCGCCGGTGACCTCGACCGCCGCCTGCACGCGCCGGTCGACATCCGGCTCCATCCTGGGGACCGGCTGCTCGTCACCGGGGAGCCCGCGGAACGTACGGCGCTGTTGCTGGCCCTGGCCGGTCGGCTGCGGGTGGCCGAGGGCCGCGCCCGGGTGGGGGGCCGGCTGCTGGAACATGCCGGTCGGGTGCGGCGACGGGTCGCGTACGTCAGCCTGTGGCGCAGTCCTGAGCCGGCCGCCGAACTGTCCCGGCTGGTCTCCGCCGCCGGCGATCCGCAGCACGTGATCATCGTCGACGACGCCGACATGGCCGCCGACGTGCGCACCAGGGCCCTGCTCGGCGCCCTGGTGCGGCACAGCGGTTCCACGGTCGTCATCGGAGCGCTGGACGAGCAGGGACTCGCCCCGATCCTGCCGTTCGGCACCCCGCACGTCGCCGCCCGCCCGTACGGCGCGGGAGCGGCGCAGCCGCCCTCCGAGGGGTCGCCCCTGCTGCTCGCGCCTGCGGGCCCGGGCCCGCAGGCGGCACCGGCCGCGCCCGAGTCCCCTGGCCGGCCGCTCCCTCCCACCCCACCCGCCGTCCCCTCGGCCGAGCCGATGCCCGTCTTCCAGACAGGAGAAGCCCGATGA
- a CDS encoding SMP-30/gluconolactonase/LRE family protein, which yields MTPERRSATRITEPLCYHGEGPVWSPSWGGLRWVDMLAGDLLTLRADGSVDRLHVGTGPWVEAASGTRAGGSWKPVAAFCRPRANGGYVVGLERGYGLAPGPDAAPDRVVALWNDPNLRMNEGGTDPWGRLYAGGMAYDRTPEASALVRIDADGSVRTVVDAVSTSNGIAFTADGSKAYYNDTGVKRVDVFDVVGGELVDRRPLHEAPILTHGERAGSPASPDGLCVDSAGNVWTAMNRLGEVHQISPEGKVLTVVELPVQLVTACTLGDEDLRTLYITTSRENLADPEPQAGAVFAVEVDVPGVPVTPYAG from the coding sequence ATGACGCCCGAACGCCGCTCCGCCACCCGGATCACCGAGCCCCTGTGCTACCACGGGGAGGGACCGGTCTGGTCGCCCTCGTGGGGCGGGCTGCGCTGGGTCGACATGCTCGCCGGGGACCTGCTCACCCTGCGCGCCGACGGCTCGGTCGATCGGCTGCACGTCGGGACCGGCCCCTGGGTCGAGGCCGCCTCGGGCACCCGCGCGGGTGGTTCCTGGAAGCCGGTCGCCGCCTTCTGCCGCCCTCGGGCCAACGGGGGCTACGTGGTCGGGCTCGAGCGCGGCTACGGACTGGCACCCGGTCCTGATGCCGCACCGGATCGTGTCGTGGCGCTCTGGAATGATCCGAACCTGCGGATGAACGAGGGCGGCACCGACCCGTGGGGCCGCCTCTATGCCGGCGGGATGGCGTACGACCGTACGCCTGAAGCCTCGGCCCTGGTCCGCATCGACGCCGACGGGAGCGTCCGGACGGTAGTCGACGCCGTCTCCACCTCGAACGGCATCGCCTTCACCGCCGACGGCTCGAAGGCCTACTACAACGACACCGGCGTGAAGCGGGTCGACGTGTTCGACGTCGTCGGCGGTGAGCTGGTCGATCGACGACCGCTGCACGAGGCGCCCATCCTGACCCACGGGGAGCGCGCCGGCTCGCCGGCGAGCCCGGACGGGTTGTGCGTGGACAGCGCCGGCAACGTGTGGACCGCGATGAACCGGCTCGGCGAGGTGCACCAGATCTCCCCGGAGGGGAAGGTGCTCACCGTCGTGGAGCTGCCGGTCCAGCTCGTCACCGCCTGCACCCTGGGCGACGAGGACCTGCGCACCCTCTACATCACCACGTCGCGGGAGAACCTGGCCGACCCGGAGCCCCAGGCGGGCGCCGTCTTCGCCGTCGAGGTCGACGTGCCGGGGGTGCCGGTCACGCCCTACGCCGGCTGA
- a CDS encoding TetR/AcrR family transcriptional regulator: MSHISISPRRAETRQRLLDGAVGVFADRGVLAASVEEICDRAGFTRGAFYSNYGSKNELVLALLEQDRERQRAMVAGWRSPDWWAGR, from the coding sequence ATGTCCCACATCTCGATCTCGCCGCGGCGCGCGGAGACCCGCCAGCGTCTGCTCGACGGGGCCGTCGGTGTCTTCGCCGACCGTGGGGTGCTGGCGGCGAGTGTCGAGGAGATCTGCGATCGGGCCGGTTTCACCCGCGGCGCCTTCTACTCCAACTACGGCTCCAAGAACGAACTGGTGCTCGCCCTGCTCGAGCAGGACCGCGAGCGCCAGCGGGCGATGGTGGCGGGGTGGCGGAGTCCGGACTGGTGGGCCGGCCGGTGA
- a CDS encoding tyrosine-protein phosphatase, with the protein MSVQWLAFDSLVNARDVGGIPTVDGGRILPRRLIRSDNLQALTPDDIQRLRDLGVTDIVDLRSAFEVQAEGPGPLDHRAEFTIHRHSFFVEQVSVGAGAPGATGAAGDTGGIEASGANARDELPGDVLPWAGERPHTIQVEDGFASSYLSFLADRPESVLAALRAVAYADGAALVHCAAGKDRTGTTVALALMIAGADVDAVVEDYAASTERIDLILARLLARETYAENLSGRPASSHHTRPESMRAFLGYAEERFGGVEPMLGMIGWTPADTAQMRVKLRG; encoded by the coding sequence GTGAGCGTGCAGTGGTTGGCCTTCGATTCGCTGGTGAACGCCCGTGACGTGGGCGGCATCCCGACGGTCGACGGCGGGCGGATTCTGCCCCGGCGGCTGATCCGGTCCGACAATCTGCAGGCGCTCACGCCGGACGACATCCAGCGGCTGCGGGACCTGGGCGTCACCGACATCGTCGACCTGCGGTCGGCGTTCGAGGTGCAGGCCGAAGGGCCCGGGCCGTTGGACCATCGGGCCGAGTTCACCATCCACCGGCACTCGTTCTTCGTCGAGCAGGTGTCCGTCGGTGCCGGGGCTCCCGGGGCGACCGGGGCTGCGGGGGACACCGGCGGCATCGAGGCCAGCGGCGCGAACGCAAGGGACGAACTACCGGGCGACGTGCTGCCGTGGGCCGGCGAACGGCCCCACACGATCCAGGTGGAGGACGGCTTCGCGTCGTCCTACCTGTCATTCCTCGCGGATCGTCCCGAGTCGGTGCTCGCCGCGCTGCGGGCCGTGGCGTACGCCGACGGTGCCGCCCTGGTGCACTGCGCCGCCGGCAAGGACCGCACCGGGACCACCGTGGCCCTGGCGCTGATGATCGCCGGGGCGGACGTCGACGCGGTGGTCGAGGACTATGCGGCCAGCACGGAGCGGATCGACCTCATCCTCGCCCGTCTGCTGGCCCGCGAGACGTACGCCGAGAACCTCTCCGGTCGCCCGGCCTCCTCCCACCACACCCGCCCGGAGTCCATGCGGGCGTTCCTCGGCTATGCGGAGGAACGCTTCGGTGGCGTCGAACCGATGCTGGGCATGATCGGCTGGACGCCCGCCGACACCGCGCAGATGCGGGTGAAGCTGCGGGGCTGA
- a CDS encoding lipid II:glycine glycyltransferase FemX yields MAISVRSIPASQHLEYISTLRSASFLQTPAWAAVKSEWRHESLGWFESGEGEGGERMIGVALVLYRQIPRVKRYLAYVPEGPLLDWAGVDLEAALKPFVAHVKQQGAFGVRIGPPVIVRRWGTRAIKDALADESVTSLRAVEPDETNIAAARVHNALRTLGWRPPKAGEGFAAGQPEFNFQLPLTGRTPEDVLKGMNQLWRRNIKKADKLGVTVRRGTVADLPAFHTLYAETAERDGFTPRPASYFRTMMEAMEAEDPDRIHLYLAEHEGDLVAATTWVRVGGHTWYSYGASSTTKREVRGSNAIQWRMIQDALEAGADVYDLRGITDSVDKNDPHVGLIEFKVGTGGEAVEYLGEWDLPLNRVLYTAFDLYMKRRG; encoded by the coding sequence GTGGCGATCTCCGTACGTAGCATTCCGGCTTCCCAGCACCTCGAGTACATCTCCACCCTCCGCTCGGCGAGCTTCCTCCAGACCCCCGCATGGGCGGCGGTGAAGAGCGAGTGGCGCCACGAGTCCCTCGGCTGGTTCGAGTCCGGCGAGGGCGAGGGCGGCGAGCGGATGATCGGGGTCGCCCTGGTCCTCTACCGCCAGATCCCCCGGGTGAAGCGCTACCTGGCGTACGTTCCCGAGGGGCCGCTGCTCGACTGGGCCGGCGTCGACCTCGAGGCCGCCCTCAAGCCCTTCGTGGCCCACGTGAAGCAGCAGGGCGCCTTCGGCGTCCGGATCGGGCCGCCCGTCATCGTCCGCCGGTGGGGCACCCGGGCCATCAAGGACGCGCTGGCCGACGAATCGGTGACCTCGTTGCGGGCCGTCGAGCCCGACGAGACGAACATCGCGGCCGCCCGCGTCCACAACGCCCTGCGGACCCTCGGCTGGCGCCCGCCGAAGGCCGGTGAGGGCTTCGCCGCCGGGCAGCCCGAGTTCAACTTCCAGCTGCCGCTGACGGGCCGTACGCCCGAGGACGTCCTCAAGGGCATGAACCAGTTGTGGCGGCGCAACATCAAGAAGGCCGACAAGCTGGGCGTCACGGTCCGGCGCGGCACCGTCGCGGACCTGCCGGCCTTCCACACCCTCTACGCCGAGACGGCCGAGCGGGACGGGTTCACCCCGCGGCCAGCGAGCTACTTCCGCACCATGATGGAGGCGATGGAGGCGGAGGACCCCGATCGCATCCACCTCTACCTCGCCGAGCACGAGGGTGATCTCGTCGCCGCCACCACCTGGGTGCGGGTCGGCGGGCACACCTGGTACTCGTACGGCGCCTCCTCGACCACCAAGCGGGAGGTACGCGGCTCCAACGCCATCCAGTGGCGGATGATCCAGGACGCCCTCGAGGCCGGGGCCGACGTCTACGACCTGCGCGGCATCACCGACTCGGTGGACAAGAACGACCCGCACGTCGGGCTGATCGAGTTCAAGGTGGGTACCGGTGGGGAGGCCGTCGAGTACCTCGGCGAGTGGGACCTGCCGCTCAACCGGGTGCTCTACACGGCCTTCGACCTCTACATGAAGCGACGCGGCTGA